Proteins encoded in a region of the Anopheles ziemanni chromosome 2, idAnoZiCoDA_A2_x.2, whole genome shotgun sequence genome:
- the LOC131293660 gene encoding microsomal triacylglycerol transfer protein, which yields MWLLLFGLLSLFELRSLAPAFDETFQVGTEQQFSLSNKLQVGAANNDSKQVGYHFQAVITVGAVWGTQDSRLLMIQVKNPAVSSLPDTKPGSVEGIETPFYAWWQLGRINAVYFTESDSVLVRNSKKAIGALFQFQLLDGTYLEEDPSGLCKVTYTSRSSTRYHKSKESCQFNSNRIQRTEYPLQSKVKISRNTDFTVSTEGCLQTVLSREFAKYVLNAFDNFGAHYDSTIEMKAIGISRNTVVLQGSSIEEVLKDLYLDSDTLQIQNYRSACTGDQCESTVAFFKKYQKSLTDGDIGTGKSSTTLIELVQAARQATVEELLRILKAKTSQPLKGQLLDILGAAQTVASHEAAKTEFRVASNEEDTSLAERYLQALAIATRPQKKIIEDLLQLAQNEPKNVKLADSLIQCLSSVTQRYAQVEAHGYDSELVRKVTTFIMERIQGCTKDGCKLRYIRGLHNLKNPVTAHMLLKLVQEAPRSISVAAMKGLKSFSVHLWNDEFKSSFDAILFQVFRPYDSSARALAFDILLDMKPNYFELMHLMQLLKSNDKSFEVKQYMLQKLRMLAEQCREFAVLLQKVIEGDPTLNNYHVLVPKGLSTALSRQFSEPPTFNASISSLQEMSGGVLKRGIVDLTLNVNDEKTSIFTLGLFAGGLSSFVSSDAEESNDVEEEETMAGMELSIQGTVMRPLVFFSGKGELMGHVWSGTASERTPAYQATTLLQDNEEWFHSQSGATLRLSATGAISIDLNGQVTMSLWGRNAQSKVEQNTGITMTGSLSAETAFASIAVNFSTVQEPQLHLTSALDFSSDPVLCMQLVQPKNTMKVQFYKTVFLVGWKQSTVYKKTKLYNFNGLTHVLNRKNNEMCNLIS from the exons GTTAAAAATCCAGCAGTGTCCAGTCTACCTGATACAAAACCTGGGTCAGTGGAAGGCATAGAAACCCCTTTCTATGCTTGGTGGCAGCTGGGGCGCATAAACGCTGTGTATTTTACTGAATCAGATTCGGTTCTGGTAAGGAATTCGAAGAAAGCGATTGGAGCGCTGTTTCAGTTCCAGTTACTGGATGGAACATACTTAGAAGAGGATCCGTCTGGTCTATGTAAGGTTACGTATACATCTCGTTCGTCGACGCGATACCACAAATCAAAAGAAAGCTGCCAGTTTAATTCGAATCGCATACAACGAACTGAATATCCGTTGCAAAGTAAAGTCAAAATATCTCGTAACACCGATTTTACGGTCTCCACCGAAGGGTGCCTTCAGACGGTTCTCAGCCGAGAGTTCGCGAAGTATGTGCTCAACGCATTTGATAACTTTGGTGCACATTATGACTCGACCATTGAAATGAAGGCGATAGGAATTTCTAGAAACACTGTTGTTTTGCAGGGGTCCAGCATTGAAGAGGTACTAAAGGACTTATATCTGGATAGTGATACCTTGCAGATACAAAACTATCGATCGGCATGTACTGGCGATCAATGCGAGAGCACTGTagcatttttcaaaaagtacCAAAAATCATTAACAGACGGCGACATTGGCACGGGAAAATCATCGACAACACTGATAGAGTTGGTTCAAGCAGCACGTCAAGCCACGGTAGAAGAACTGTTGCGTATACTCAAAGCAAAAACTTCCCAACCGCTTAAGGGACAATTATTAGATATCCTTGGGGCAGCCCAAACAGTTGCCTCGCATGAAGCTGCCAAAACCGAATTCAGGGTTGCTTCGAATGAGGAAGATACATCGCTTGCTGAACGGTATCTGCAGGCACTCGCCATTGCTACCCGACCGCAGAAGAAAATCATTGAAGATCTGCTACAGTTAGCCCAGAATGAaccaaaaaatgtaaaattggcCGATAGCTTGATTCAATGTCTGTCTTCTGTTACCCAACGGTACGCACAAGTTGAAGCGCATGGTTATGACTCGGAGCTGGTACGCAAAGTTACTACATTTATAATGGAAAGAATTCAAGGTTGTACAAAAGATGGTTGTAAACTAAGATACATTCGTGGCCTTCACAACCTTAAAAACCCTGTTACGGCGCACATGCTTCTCAAGCTTGTACAAGAGGCTCCTCGTTCAATAAGCGTAGCCGCTATGAAAGGCCTCAAATCGTTTTCCGTTCACTTGTGGAACgatgaattcaaatcaagttttgatgccattctctttcaagtctTCCGTCCATACGACTCTAGCGCTCGTGCTTTAGCCTTCGATATTTTACTAGATATGAAACCAAACTACTTCGAACTGATGCATTTGATGCAGCTATTGAAATCAAACGACAAATCCTTCGAGGTGAAGCAATATATGTTGCAGAAGTTACGAATGCTTGCTGAGCAGTGCAGAGAATTTGCCGTATTGCTTCAAAAGGTTATCGAGGGTGACCCTACGTTAAATAATTATCATGTACTCGTCCCCAAAGGGCTTTCCACGGCACTAAGTCGACAGTTTTCAGAGCCACCAACGTTCAATGCTTCGATTTCCAGCCTACAAGAGATGAGTGGAGGTGTTCTCAAGCGAGGCATTGTTGATCTGACGCTCAATGTAAACGACGAAAAAACCAGCATTTTCACTCTAGGATTGTTCGCCGGAGGTTTGTCATCGTTTGTCAGCAGCGATGCAGAAGAATCCAACGACGTCGAAGAGGAGGAAACAATGGCTGGTATGGAGCTTTCTATACAAGGCACAGTCATGAGGCCACTAGTCTTCTTCAGTGGAAAAGGAGAACTAATGGGACATGTGTGGAGCGGCACAGCATCAGAACGCACACCAGCCTATCAGGCGACCACGTTATTGCAGGACAATGAAGAATGGTTCCACTCGCAAAGCGGAGCAACGTTGCGTCTTTCGGCGACTGGTGCGATTTCCATCGACCTTAACGGTCAAGTTACTATGAGCCTGTGGGGGCGAAATGCACAATCAAAAGTCGAGCAAAA TACTGGCATCACCATGACTGGTTCCTTGTCCGCGGAAACCGCATTCGCTTCAATTGCGGTCAACTTTAGTACGGTGCAGGAACCACAGCTTCACCTTACATCTGCCCTTGATTTTTCCAGCGATCCAGTTTTATGTATGCAGCTAGTGCAACCAAAAAATACAATGAAAGTACAGTTTTACAAAACTGTATTCTTAGTTGGATGGAAACAAAGCACAGTgtacaaaaaaactaaattataTAACTTTAACGGATTGACTCATGTCCTAAACCGTAAGAACAACGAGATGTGCAATctgatttcataa